The Aedes albopictus strain Foshan chromosome 1, AalbF5, whole genome shotgun sequence genomic interval ccatacgtagcacctttttccaacacagcctcccttatcgttacaacttgagatcatcacagcagacggaatcgcaaatcgaccacgttcggaTTGACGGACGGAAcatctccgatattatcgacgtcaggatgtatcgtgggcccatatagccgaggcggtaaacgcacgggtattcagcatgaccatgctgagggtgacgggttcgattcccggtcggtccaggatcttttcgtaaaggaaatttccttgacttccttgggcatagagtatcttcgtgcctgccacacgatatacacatgcaaaatggtcattggcagaggaagctctcagttaataactgtggaagtgctcatagaacactaagctgagaagctggctttgtcccagtgaggacgttacgccaagaagaggagaggaggatgtatcgtggcgccaacatagaCTCCGACTACTGTCTAGTGAtgttcaaactgcgcccaaaattctccgtcatcaacgatatacggtaccgacgaccgccacggtacaacctagagcgactaaaacaaccggatgtcgcctcagcatacgcgcagaatctcgaagccgcttttccagacgagggcgagctcgatgagccagaaaaagctgcggtctaaaaagattcacccacgcaccaattgAACCATGttcaaaacgctaataaggccgGTGGTACTCTACAGACACGAGACATGTACCATGctggaggaggacctgcaagcactcgaagacGCGTGCTaaaaacgatcttcggcggtgtgcaggagaacagtgtgtggcggtgaaggatgaagcacgagctcgttgcactttacggctaacccagcatccagaaggtggccaaagctggaaggatacggtgggcagggcatgttgcaagaatgccggacaacaaccctgcaaagctttgcaactgatccggttggcacaagaaagcgtAGAGCacggagagcacgatgggcggaccaggtggagcgtgacctggcgagcattggacgcgaccgaggatggagagcggcagccacaaaccgagtattgtggcgtactattgttgattatgttattattgttttaatcgccgcgatttgatgtacttgtagttcatcgattggttttcggcgagaaatgattaaaaacttatttgccagactgtccggacgtttcggtcgattttactggccttcgaccatcttctgcggactaatcttccagccgtctcttcactatcagacgttatggccgtctgatagtgaagagacggctggaagattagtccgcagaagatggtcgaaggccagtaaaatcgaccgaaacgtccggacagtctggcaaataagtttttaattatttctcgccgaaaaccaatcgatgaactacaagcacatattgttgattatgtgttatcttaatgatgttgaacaaataaatgtatgtatgtatgttcatcGTGGTGTACTCAGTCAGCCACATCCGGGTTAACGTGTATGAGTACACTCAGAAAGGCGCTACGTTACGAGATAGAATGAAGCTGGGAGAATAGGCAATGATGATTGGaaacccattcacaagaaaggcgaccatttggaatgtgagaacttcagggcgatcactattttgaatgctgcctacaaagtgctatcccagatcatcttccgtcgtctgtcacctaaaacaaacgagttcgtgggaagttatcaagccggcttcaccgacggccggtcgacaacggaccagatctttaccgtacggcaaatcctccagaaatgccgtgaataccaggtcccaacgcattacctgttcatcgacttcaaagcggcatacgacagtatcgaccgtgcagagctatagagaatcatggacgaaaacggctttcctgggaagctgactagactgattaaagcaacgatggacgctgtgcaaaactgcgtaagggtttcgggtgaactatccagttcattcgaatctcgccggggactgagacaaggtgatggactctcatgcctactcttcaacatcgttctGGACTTGGCAATGGCGGCACGGAACTACTCTCCGGAATATCGAAACGAGTCCGGGATCACCTCCCGAATAGGAAAATTTGCGCACCCTTCCGGCACACACACTCACGGCATTCCCCAAGGCACTTCAGTGTCGGAGCTCAGGAAAAAGAGTAGAAAAGAAAAAGGTCCCAAGCATGGACCTGGTCATCACGGATTAGTACCCTATGACGTCACTGTACCTAACCTCTAACTTTATTGATTGTCTAGCCACATTTGTTACGTacctttttcttgttttgttctatGTTACACGTTGTTTTTTCGTTCATTGTTCTATTGTGTGTTCTTTTGTATGGGTGGGTTTTACTATAATTTTAACAATTAATTATTGTTAAGACagactttttcaatatttacacTACTAACCGTACTAACATATTTTAACACACATTCCGTACTATTACATTTTAATACATTCACTAACAAGCATTTTTAACTTTTTCACGTGTGTTTAACGAACAATTTAACTGATCCTAGTTTAGAAAAGAAAACACGAATAATTAAAAAACGTTCACCAATAATTAGGTTTTATACTAAATTTACCTCAAACTACTATTTACACACGCGCGCTACTACTACTTTGTTCGAGGATCACTTACAATAAGGAGAAACCCCCCAGTTTCAGtcaggtttttataagacccgccAGCTTGCATAGAATTCTGCATATGCATTTATGCTCTTAATTTCATGTTTGCCCATCCTGTTGTAGCTAACACCATCTATGGGACGAGGTGAGTACTTTCAGGGCTGTTGTATGTTTTGCCCGAGCTCAAACTGCTCGAGTTTGGACGCATTTCAATGGCACGGTATGACGTGAAAGCGGAACACGCACTCACTCATGGTCTGCATCCAGTGAGTGTGTGCGTTTCTTTATTACAGGGTCTAATTCAGGGAGAGAAGTTTGGAAAAATAGGAATTGTGGCAGAGCCAACAAGTACAtttggaaccgaacggttacagCTGGTACATTCGTAAAGGCAGTGATGGAAGCAATCTCAGAACATTCTCGTCATCCAAGCGACGGATTCTCGAGATTGTGATGCCAGAAGCGGAAACGATGGTCAACTCAAGGCCGTTAACCTAGGTATCGCTGGACGATGCTGAACATGAAGCGTTAAAACGCCTTTATACTCTACAACTTAAATGGTGTAGCATAGCCGAGGATGGCATCGGTAGATGAAGgcgtttttatatatttttatccaCGTATAATTTTAACTAAACCTATTTCTATCCTTAGAGTTACACTGCGTTATGAGACTGGAGAAATGGGCAATGTATTTTGGAAACTCTTGGTCCTTGAAAATCTGCCACGTTGGCAAGACGGACGAAACGATTTGTTAATTATAGTGGACGAAAACAATCGAAATACAGGGATGTTTGATCTCGCACTGTCGCCGGCGTCGTCGTTGGCTGCTTCTAGCATGCAGAGCGTGTGTAGAAGCAGCCCATTGAATAGCCACCGCTTTGAAACCGAGGCAGCCTAATTGTGCGTTGGGCTCCATACACGCAGCAGAGCAGCGCACCGCTGCTATTCACATTCATTTGAATTGTAGTTACATTTattgtccgtactatcgctgtCGCCTATAAAAGTGGCAGCGTATTCTATGTAGAATTAGTTGTAAGAATcgtaccaccacagagcaggagcactgcctctctgtggtgcgccaaTAAATCGTAGTCAAAGTAGTTCGTTGTTACCTTTTCCTCCGGGGGAATgaaacacaacgtggggcctagtcaaccgctggacgaaacattggtgccgtgaccaggatgaaGGACACCCCGGAGGACCATCGGACGGATTACGGACTACTACGGAGCCTCTCTCTGGACAACTCACCATGGGCCGAACTGTCGCCCGCTAGAGTGGAAGCATCCACTGTTGGACCCCTGCGTCCCCCCTGTCGGACCCCTGCGTCCCCCGTCGGATCCCTGCATCCACCCGTGTCGGACCGTAGCGTCCCCCTGTAGGACCCCAGCGTCCACCCGCCGGACCGTAGCGTCCTCCACCGGATCGTAGCATCCACCGTCGGACCCCGAATGTCCACCCGCAGGCCGCGAGCGCATCATCGCCCTGCTGAATTATCCACCGCCGGACCATTGCCGTCCACCGTCGGACCACGAGCGTCCACCCATGGGACCCCAGCGTCCACTGCAGGCCGCGAGCGTATCATCGCCGCCTGTCAAATCATCCACCGTCGGACCCCGAGAGTCCTCCTGCAGGCCGCGAGCGTATCATCGCCCTGCCAAATCAAGCACCCGTCGGACCCCTGCGTCCACCAGAAGGATCACAGCATCCGCCCGTAGGACCCCCAGCGTCCACCACCCGGCCGAAGTGCCATTCCCCGGACCGTAGCGTCATCATTGGACCATCAGCGTTAACCTTCCAGGCCGTAGCGCCAAAGATTTGGACCCAAGCGTCATTCCCATTCCTCCAAGCTTCATCAATCAAGCCCTCCGTCGTCGCAAATCATCGTTCACCATACGCATCAAATAATCCGTGCATCAGCCAGACCGGAGCAAGCAGAAATGAAGCACATCGAATCATCTCCAAGCAACACCACACCACCAGCAGCGAGGTAGTTCAGCATGTGTGTTTCTACCTACATTGCCCGATCGATCGACGACCGCCGCAGCCCGCTCGGCGCAGAAGCTAATTTGAAAACAGTCGTTTTCGGGCGGGAGTATGTTTGATCTCGCACTGTCGCCGGCGTCGTCGTTGGCTGCTTCTAGCATGCAGAGCGTGTGTAGAAGCAGCCCATTGAATAGCCACCGCTTTGAAACCGAGGCAGCCTAATTGTGCGTTGGGCTCCATACACGCAGCAGAGCAGCGCACCGCTGCTATTCACATTCATTTGAATTGTAGTTACATTTattgtccgtactatcgctgtCGCCTATAAAAGTGGCAGCGTATTCTATGTAGAATTAGTTGTAAGAATcgtaccaccacagagcaggagcactgcctctctgtggtgcgccaaTAAATCGTAGTCAAAGTAGTTCGTTGTTACCTTTTCCTCCGGGGGAATgaaacacaacgtggggcctagtcaaccgctggacgaaacaaggGACGTGTCGTCAAGTTCGGACTAGGTAAGAACGGTCAAGCCGGAAGTGTAAGTAAGGACCGAAGAAAGTGATCATTAAACGACCAGTAGTGAAGTTAGCGTTGCTGGATGTTCGTGGGAATCAATAGGGTGGATCTCCGGAACTACACGTAGAGGGGATGTTGAGAACAACATTGCTGAAAGTGATGTAAATCCTGGTCTGTGCGCGATAACTGTCAACGCGACAGTGGAGACAAGCGAATATCAGAAGAAGGAGAACATACCTACAATAAAATCATCAAACGACGTCGATTCAGTCATTGGATTGTTCGCCTTGGCCGCGTAATAATTACCTTGGCTTTCTGTACCGTTTTAATAGAGTAGTATACCGTACATCAATTGTCACTCTTTAGCGCCTTTCCGACGGATTGATTAAGGCCAATTCAATGACGAACAAGCTGAACAGAATAAGCAAAACACGAGGCTACCGTGCAGCTACTGAAGTTTGTGGACAATATCGGACCAAATTTGCAAGGCCGAAGTTCCTTGAGCTTCAATGACCGcttgtagttgctactccagtattacTCAGACAAGAAACCAGACAAAAAACAGACTGCTTgaaactaacaggcatcttcagaaTGGGAGTGTTGATGATCTTACCTATATTTTTAGGGGACAATGgcacctgctacgtcaggttgtagCTCAATGTGAGGAAGggaagggaagtgatgattgctatTAGCTGTCACTGATGGTCGTTAAGACCTCATAGCCCTTacaacaggggttcccaacctttttgaggtggcgaccccctttaagagttgtcaaaacatccgcggcccaatgaaaatttttagaaaaaaaatatgaattaaatgaacgaaaccgagttttttgggtacagtgacgaagctagaaatttactgtgggagggattttcgacgacaTTTCATAAAAATGATGTCATGAACATTCAATTTGaatcatagctgaaaaatagcggcgcagccgaaaaatttttcttCCGAAggtgttttatactgaaaatttgttcctaaaattgtggcttttgggggtggcagtatacaaaattaaaaattcatataatttgcacaaaatagaataaaaacttcacagtttttttggtaacatcgcggcccccctagactggcttcacggccccccagggggccgcggaccaccggttgggaacccgtgccttACAAGGTGTGTTGTTGGGAAATAATTATTTATGGCAGAGAGTTCAGGCTTTGGTGCGTGGATGTCTGGCGTAGCGTTAGATTGTGAGTTGAGATGTGGCACACTTTGCTTGGTTGCGTAACTTCTAGACGTTATATGATAAATTGACGTGTGCTATGTAAGTTGGAAGGCAAAAAATGGCTTTATGAAAATCCGTTTTTGGTTGTCGCGAGGGTTATGTACATACGAATATGCATGAGTTGTTTGTGTAGAAAGAGGGAGAAAATAAGCAGGAAGATACATACTACAAGTAACCAAACCAATGGTCCTCTGCATAAGAATCAGAACCGGTAGCCGCTGGACTACCAAGCCTGTTCCAATTTGGAAGGCCGAAGTTCCGGTACGAAAGTCAACAAGATTTGTTTGAATTGCACAACTGTATTCTAATTTATAAGTTATCAATTTGTATAATGAATTCctgatataaaataaaaatgatcgAAACAAGTTTTAAGATGCTTGTTAAACATTGTTTTGTAAAAAGCCTTTGCTAGGCAAGAGTTTCGTTGATTCAAGAACTCTACTTTGTGCCGAAAAGATCATTTCATCAGCTCGAACACTTTGAagttatcatcaaaaaatttctcACCATCCATTGTTGTCGATTATGCATTCCTTTTATTTTGTAACACCACTTCCAAAATAATATCGCCAAAATGCTTTCCCTAGCTACCTTAATCAACTCCCACATCGGAGGACAGACTCgtcaaattttcacttttctatcACAATGCCTTTCATTGGGAAAGATCATCCTTATGTGACACAGTATAGCCCGGCCCGACTGCTGCTGTCGATGTCCCGCTTCACAAAGACAGCAGCCGAATTTCTCGCACCCAACGTCAGCAATTCGCAATTGCGAAAAGAGTTGAAATTGGGTTAGAGAACTCCATTCTACGCGGGGTGCTCCCCTTCCCAGTTGGTCGTCGGTCGTCGGTCACCACCACTCGAAACGATATCAAACTcgccagaagaagaagaagacaaaaaAGTCGAACGTGTTCTGAATGAACTACCAAGACCTGAATGTGTCTCTGTTTTCGATGCTTCCTGTGGCAGCAACTCGGCTTGAAGACGACTACCTTCATATCTACCGGTGTGTGGTGGCGCGGCAGTGGGACTCGGGCCAATTTGCATACATACGATTTCAATTTCGGTTCGGTTCCGGTTGATGTTATGTAGTAGAGCAACGACGCCGAAATGGCAAGAACTCCCAATTCTCCGTTGTCACTTTCGTTTGACAGTCGCCTCTACCTACAATtcatgctgctgctgttgcagcaGTCAGTCAATGGTGGAAGTGTCTGGCACACGTGTTCGACAAGGAGTGCGACGAGGACAACGATGTCGATGGCTTCGACAGCAAGGCACATAGGAGTGGCCGGAACGATTGCGTGGTCGAAATTTAATACTGACCTAAAAAAGAGTTTCGCCGAGAATTTCGACCTGATACTCCTCCGTACCAAACGAACTCGTTCGAAGCTGTTCGAAGGAAGCAATTTGTGACTACAGCTGCCGAAGAAGATGATGAGTCTTGTTAGATTGCTTACCATACCTCTGCGAAGAGTTGTCGATTGGGATCCCCCAGTTGATTAGGTGGTTTAGGACTTACCTGTGGGAAAAGAAAGAAGCGAAGAAAAAAGAACTGTTAGAATTTTTGATCGACTTGCAGCACATTTCAGAGAGCTGTGAATTATACGTATGTCAATCAAGCGCCGTCAAGCCGGGCGATACATGCATGTCGGGGGCGTTTTCGAATCCAGCACGGAAAATGAGGTGGAACCGTGGAACGAACGGTAGGACTTGTGACTGACAAATGTAACAATCGTCGATGGTACAATTGCAAGTGACAGCTGGAACGTGTGGAATTCGTCATCCcaataaaaagttgtaaaacattgtaactgctgctgttgttgtcaaTCAGTCAGGGTAGCGCAATTCATGAAGCCATGAAATGCGGAGGAAATGTCTATATTAAGTCATCTCATATACTTCAAAAGATAAATAAAATACGTGAAAATGCTAATTGATCAAGCTTGAGCTAGATTGGCCGCCCGCAGTATTCACTTCAGTAGCAGCTTAACTTACACTAGAAATATATAGCAAAAACAGCTGTTTGGAActgacaggcatcttcagtgtgtaaatGTGGTAAATGTTTGTGATCTTTTGTTTTAAGGTGACAGTGGTACCCTGGCATTTGCCACGTCAGATTGGAGGTGATGATGCAATCTCTCGCCCAAACAAATGGTTTATACCCCTGCGTCTCCGTAAGTTCATGAAGGTGTTGGAGTATTTTGGGGAATGGTTGTTTGGCATAGGTACACGTTTGGTAAGTGGATTGTCGGGGATAAAAACAGGTGTAAAATGATGGTCAGTGTATTATGAACACAGGGAAGATGATGTAATTATTCAAGTGCCACAAAAACCTTTTGCCATCAGAGTCAATCATGTCAGTTAGTATCCAACTGTGAGAGAGCTGCATAGTGCAAAATCGAAGTACAAAAGCAATCCCGATAAAAAGCAAACATAATTATTTATGAACCTCACGACCGTCACTCCCCCTCCCTCGTCGCACTCTGCCATCGAACTCACTCGTCGCGTGGTTCAAATGATAGGTCATAAAATTTACATTACACCCCGCACGATGATGATCGAACCACAACAAGCTCCGGGGTGGTAATAAAATTACCGAGAGAAAATGACACACTGTTGTTTCTTTGCCGTCACCGTCGCCATCGATGACGGACGACGACGAAGACACTAAATAGTCCCGCGACACGACATTCAATTGCGCGGGAGGCCTTTTAGGGTATAGAATCTATGCCCTTCCGCTCACCACTTTAGACACCACACACGGCGTGGCAGAGCAAAGTCCTATCGGGGAAGTTTCTGTTCCCTACCCCACATGGTCTGACAGGTTGCCGTCAAGCAATGCAACAAGACACATTAGTTAAAGAGCGTTCCAAGTACCTATGTCATTAAAATTTTGCATTCGTGATCCGGATCGTGCTGGGTGGGTAATCCTTCTTAAGGGGAAAGTAAGCAACACAACCATTGCTCAAATCAAACTTGTGATCGGACGTGAATCCCAGCTAATTGAAATAGTCAGAGGCGTTGCAAGTATGGTGAATATTCCTCGTAGGAACAACAGATACGCTCGCGAaggaattatgccgatagagtgaaaagAAACAAGattagagcctgtagaccttgaaggtccaaattccagaatagtttggataggCTTGAATATCTTATGACTGTACCAAATCATTATAGTTCAGTGCACAACTCCATGCTAGGCTCCATCAGCAGCACATACTACAATCCACGAGCATTCTTAATATGATCaaacatgatacagtatgtagatattgttACCCGAGCTTCAAAGTGCATTGGAGGCCATTTTTATTTCAAGgcatgtccaactaccacagtaTCGAATTGCTCGTAATAAAACGAGGTCTAATGGTCATCAACgtgacaaaatttcttgagcAGAGTGAACAAAACTGAGCGGagaggacctggtgtgatggttaaaacacgtgactatcacggcgaggacctgggatcgaatccaaatCCCGACAAACTCATCAAAGTTGAGAGTTCTTTTTTCTTAACGGAAGTGAAGCGTGATGAGATGAAGTAGCCTtttaggactaaaaatctcgtaaatagagataaataaaaaaaaaaactgatggtcGATCCTGcagattagcattagcattaaggtaATCCCACAAATTTCTAGGTAGTACAGCCCTGGACCACTGTTATGAGTGTTGCCTCTTTCCCGTCCGAACCAGAACGGACGTAACCTTTGACTATACAAATACTCCAAGCTAAAATGTTTGAAAACAAATACGATCGTTCCGGGTGTTTACCGGTTAAGCCAATGCAGAGCTTTGTGAACTTCTAAGACATTAGGCCCCTCTTTTCAGAGTGCCCACCGGACTCAACATTTTCTGGCATACATAAACCTTCCTTCAAGACTTTTTgccgaaattcctagagaagtccccAGAAATACCCCTCCTGCTTTCGCCAACAacattcttcgaagaattcgctacataaactaaaaaaaaaaaatctctggataaatataGACATAATAACTCAAGATATGTTTTCAAttaaacttcttcagaaacttatTCAGCTTCAGttcacagagattcttccaagactccTCAATAAATTATCTTTGGCATTTCATCGCGGATAGCTATGATTAGATTTTGCATGAATagctttgagaaaattttcccttaAAAATACAATAACTAACATGATTTTTTCCTCCAAAAGCTTCCTAAAATTCTGATAAGTTCAGTGCAAGgttctttttagaaatttctcattcATTTTGGCGTTACATAATTGTTTCCATTGAACACACTTCTAGTAattgattttgaaatttattCGGCAGTTCCTTCGAAAGAACATCcctaattgctcaaggaattcattcgatttttttttattttgggattccttcgACAATTCCAAAGGAAACTTGTTCGACTttagaagaattactgaaataatAAGTGTGGAAATTACATTAGTAAATCTATGGAAAATCCGTTCCTATCAGAacttcttcaacagttctttagcaatttcttcagtagttaaatttggggttttcccggaaatttctttctgatttttttggggTTTCTTTGTAAAATCATTCGccattttctccagaaatatctttgcCATTTTCTTGTAAAACTTTCTGAATTCATTAagcattttttctagaaattaagctCATATATCGTTTGGCATTTTTTTGAcacacaattttgaaaaaaaaactgatacacCAGGACAAAAAAAataaggagataccttgatcctctGTATATCGATTATGAAAACATTACACCGTTAttttatatatattatatataaaacaagaacaaaaactgaggAAATGCATCAAGTTTCACCTTCAGTTCAAAAAGAGCTCCAAACGTACGGACAAACTTATAGCAAaattaaaatgtaataaatgaaatGGATTTGCTTTACCTCAGGTATCAgtaagtcggctccagaggcacggtctcctccatttgggaaatttgggcCATTGACATACCTCTGACACGAATGCACTTCAGTGTAAAGTGTTATTGAACAAATTATGAAAAGGAAAAAATACTTTTTAAATATTCGATGCATTTGTTTGGAag includes:
- the LOC134291012 gene encoding uncharacterized protein LOC134291012, which encodes MKDTPEDHRTDYGLLRSLSLDNSPWAELSPARVEASTVGPLRPPCRTPASPVGSLHPPVSDRRERIIALLNYPPPDHCRPPSDHERPPMGPQRPLQAASVSSPPVKSSTVGPRESSCRPRAYHRPAKSSTRRTPASTRRITASARRTPSVHHPAEVPFPGP